A stretch of DNA from Candidatus Zixiibacteriota bacterium:
CACCGACTTCGCCCGCGCCAGCTTCAGCAATGTGACTTTCACCAACTGTAAGTTCACCGGGGCTGCTTTCAAGACCAGCACGTTTGCGGGCTGCCAGTTCAAGCAGATCATCGCCGATGAGGCCGAGTTCGACAGCGCGCGGTTTCAGGATTGCACCTTCACCGATTTGAAGGATCATGCCGGCAAATTCGGACACGCCGCGTTCATCAGTTGCCGGTTCCAGAAGCCTAAGTGGGAGAAGACTTCGCTTTATTACGCGCATTTCGACGCGACCGAATTTGACGACGGCAAATTGGAACGCGTCATCTTCGCCAACACCGACGTGCTCGCGTTGACCTTCAATCGCTGTGCCGTCGACTTCTGCAGCTTCAACGAAACGCGCAGCGAGCAGTTACGGTTTCGGTCCTGCTCCAGCCAGCGCGTGACGTGCGGCAAAGCGGAACTGGGCGAGCTGCAGCTGAGCGAGTGCAGCGACTTCGGCGGGCTGGCGCTGCTCAATTCCACCTGCCGGCTGCTCGCCATCACCGACTGCAAAGGTGTCTCGGAGCCGAAATTCTATCAGACCAAACTGCAGCGGCTGCACATCACCAACTCGAAGGTCGAGTACTTCTACG
This window harbors:
- a CDS encoding pentapeptide repeat-containing protein, with amino-acid sequence MKSELNEREKAQLANIDEFNASVAQSGWQLKGKRLFDLSLSRIELNKSALVDVEMIRVVAHDAKIANTSFDGVDFNFTDFARASFSNVTFTNCKFTGAAFKTSTFAGCQFKQIIADEAEFDSARFQDCTFTDLKDHAGKFGHAAFISCRFQKPKWEKTSLYYAHFDATEFDDGKLERVIFANTDVLALTFNRCAVDFCSFNETRSEQLRFRSCSSQRVTCGKAELGELQLSECSDFGGLALLNSTCRLLAITDCKGVSEPKFYQTKLQRLHITNSKVEYFYGVESEFLEAGEISNSTIIGINIAQATVKNLTIAQSKIEKYLSVEGTRFEHLSLKQVEYGAKLEFLDAGVTYTDSDRFAPPR